The genomic interval CACAGTGGCACTGTGGTTGACTTTACCACTTGTTCCTGGCTGTCTTGGAGTTCTTGTCCCCAGCCTGCTTTATGTGCTGACAACTTGTGGAGACTAGTGAAGTCTCCATGAGGTCTCTGCTCACTGCCATCATTTACTAGTGAAAAAAGCAgcaatagaaaaataaaattaagtGGGAACTGTCACATTTCTCCTTTGAATGATGTGTAATATAGAGCAATGACTCACACTCTTGAGACTCTGCTTGTTCTTTGACAGATGACCCTGTTGTCATTCCAGCTGATGGGGAATGAGCTatagaaaaaaatgttacataaatgaTTGTCTAAAGTAGATGAAGACAACAAATATGCATACATTTTCAATAGCATACCTAAGACGATCCTTCCATGGCTGTCACATTGCATTGCAACATCTGGAGGAACAATCTTACTGtactgtcttttcattttttggttcCTTGCGATGTTGTAATGATGGAGTATATTTCTTTGTAGAAATATGTGTGTTGATGGGGTTGTCACATTCAAAAAGTAGTTGTTCTTTCTCATCCCCGAAAACAGCTGCTCCACACACTGGCTGTTAATAAGACCAGTAAGCTCAGGCACAAGCTCCAACTTTCTCAGAACCTCCCTCTGGTCTTTGCTGTTGCCCTGGTGGAACACATCATTTAAAGCAAAATGCTGTGAGGACCCAGTGAGAGGGTGGCCATCTTTGTCAGCTGGCATTTTAGGAAGTTTCAGCCAAGGCATGTTGACATGAACCTTGCCCTCTGAGGCCTGCTTAACGTTCTCTGGGGTGGGATCCAGTAACCTTCCTTGAAAAGGGGCAAAGATTCCTGGCTGCCTGTGGTTGGCATGCAGTGCCAGCCCCCTGGCATAATCGTATACTGACACCTTGGGAAAGTGTTTCCAGGACAGCAAGAGATCCACAAAGTCACGTGGACTCTCTGCTCTAAGGTTGAATTTTACTGAATACACAACCCCACATGGACAGGTGATAACTGCCCAACCACCtgtgaaacaacagaaaaaaacagtagtAACTGACATTAGCAGCATATATAGCTAACCTACATAACTACATAATGATACAATTATTTCTTTAACACAACAACATATAACAAAGTGGCATTATCTTAAACATTCCATATCATTTCACTTACCAGAGGCACCCCACACCTTCTCAAACACCTTGTTGTAGGTGACTCTGTCAGACATCTTCTCAGATAGTCTCATGACGAGATCCACCTTGGACCCTTTGTCGTCCACACCACACTGTTTGCACAGTGCCCTGACCTCCTGTACCTGATGTGAAAATGCAATTAAGTTGTTATTGTTAATAAAGCATAGACTTACTTTTTGTAAGCACAAAGAAGTGGATTTTGCATATTTCATCAACTAATTCACCTTCAAGTTCACCAGCTCATCTGTGAGCCGCTCCTCATTAATTTTGTCATCGCCATCATCGTCATTCTCCCCACCATTTGGTATTTTGGGGctttgcattttttcaaattctGTGTTTAACACTGAATTTGACCTCCGGGTGTGTGGGCCAATCCAGGGGGCCCAGTGATGGTAACTTGGGGGCACAACAAAAGGGTTCTTCCGACCACCTTTGTGAACAAATGTGATGAGTATTAGCTATTATTATCACAAAATTAAACACATATTAATATACTCTCTCTCCAACTGTTCTTAAGATGTTCAGTCTTTTGACAAGACTTACATGGAATTAATCCACGGCTGATAATTTCTGTGGCCACAGCTTCCCAGAAGTTGTTTATGTCCACATGACCATCATAATTGTCAGGTGGACTTGGGATTTCACTCACTGTTAAAACAATAGTTTGTTATTCATAGCTCAATTACTAAAAACACAATTCAGAGAAAGAAGAGGTGCTGTAAGAACAATGAAGCTAAAATATGTGAAGTAACAGCTTATTAAACTCACATGGCATACTGAAAACGCCTTTCTTGTGAAGATCCATCACAACAACCGCTGGGCTGTATCCACATGACACACAACTGTAGGTGTAGTCATGGTTGGTGAGGGCCTCAAAATGAAGGTATGCCTGAAGAACTCTCTCCTTGTTCGGAAAGGACaccttttctgttgtttctaTTATTTCTATCACTTTGCTGATAGCTGTATGGGTCTGGAAAATAATGAGAAACAGGAGTATTCCAATGttataacatttcaaaatataagtcttaggcctccgcgtcgtccattaacttctgtttatggacacctcgtcgggcattatcccttacatatgcTCTCACCTGAAGTGCATTCCTGATCATCAGGCACAAGTGCAGAGACAGGATGATGTGGTCATCGAAATTGTGGATACCCTCCTCCCACTCCTGGTATCTGTAAATCATGCCACAGTTCAGGCATGATTTCCTGTATGTTGATATTCCTAAAAACACAGTCCAACCAAAGATCATGGTTATTGCTTGCATGTCATTTAAGATTAGTAGAactattttttctgtttctcatgTACATATAAATGATGTAACCCAATAACTGATAAGAATACAATACCATAGAAAGACCTGTGATGGTACCAACCTTCAACTACACCTGTGCTTGTCAGGATCTTGCCTTTTGATGTTATTAGCTGTTCacaaagtgtgttttcacattttacacacTTGTTTCTCTAGGGATAAGGTGCTTAGGAAAGCTGTCCATTGTTCTTCCCTCCCTCGACTGCTCTATGAGAGCCTGGGGCAAATCTGCAGGGAGCTTTTTGTTGGTGAGGAGGTAATTCAGCATCCTTGCAATTCGTCTGTCATCTGGTGGATAACTGTCCTCTTTAGACTCACTTGCATTTTGATCTGTGTTGGTCTGTGTTGGATTGggtttctctgcctctgtgctCTTCACCTTCCTAAATAGCTCCCTCTTTGTGACAAACAGATGCCACTTAGCAACAGCTTTGTGTATGCACGACTGTCTCGGTTTAGAGCAGGGACAATgccagttgttttgttttgtgtcataTGACACAATGACTCTTCCCAACCTACTATAATAAGTTATCTTTGTTTCATAAACAGAGATATGAAATTTGGATGGTGGACAACCCACAGTCAGGTGCACAGACAGAGGCAGACCCTCTGCATCAGCATTTTGTTGCTGACGCAAGAGGCTGGCTTTACGCTCCTCACCAAACCATTTATTGTCCACCATTGTTTCCAAGGCCTCATCAGTTAGTGTCACGGTTTGACCATCAGTGCGTGGGCAATACAACAAAGACTGCATGTGGTGGCACTCGAAAGGCAACATCCCGCTTCTTCGAGCAAAGTCAGCGTTCAGACGACACTGGTCAACCTCACACATGATcttctgtgtttaatgtttctCAAGAGATAAACAttacttttttactgttttgtagTGAGAAAGAAGAGATCTTCATGTCCATCAGAAATGAGATGGAGAGACTTGGCttaatctgaaaaaataaaaatgtttgaatggaaacaaataaacgtTTCACAAATACAATAGCAGGTGTCAGGCAAAGTTAATGTatctaaaatgtctaaaatgtttttacatcaagAAGTGccacaaaaaacagacaatcagTGTACAAACAGTCGCACTGCACGTTACGTTAATTTCCCCTTAACTTTCCCCTTAAGTGCCGAATCGGAAGCTGACGAATCGGAGGCTAACTTCAGCGTCCAgcgcctttctttttttctcgcTCTCCTTCTCGGCACCGccttttctccatttttttaCCCGGGTTGGGGTCCATCATCTAATCGTCGAAGCCTCGTCTCTTCTCCCGGTCCGCtcactacacacacaccacagcaggTACcagacacacatcacacacccCTTCCTCCACACGCTGTCTGTGTGGTTGATACGGACTGTTGGGGCGGGTgttaatcaaaacaaaccaaTCGTCTTGTCCTCCTCACATGCTACTGACCTGAGTGGCCTCTGATTGGCCTGGCCTGCCTCTCTGACttagaaaaaaagtcagatagCCGCGACGCCGGCTGACCGGCagcctgttaaaaaaaaaaaaagaaaaaaaaaaaaagagagagagacgcaggCCAGCAGGTCAATCATAGGCCGGCGCTTCGGGAATACTCCTGGTTCTCCCTATGGCCAGTCCAGGCctgttataatgtgtaataTGTAATGTGGGTTACATGTTATTCCCAAACTGACCCTGCACAGTTTGGGAATACATCATCATTTTTCAAAAGCTCCACTTTCCTCAAACATAAGAGGGAAAAATGGACCTACACCCTTAACACTTAATTTTGGGGtgagaaaaacactgttttagtgatgacagagagccagagacagagaaacaaataTATCCATCCTGTTTCTTaccttttctcctccctctcgaAGGCTGTGAAACAGGCTTGGGAAGCTGAATTGGCACAGCTCAATGAAAGGCTGGAACCAGAACACTTTGCAGTTTTGGTATGTTTTTGGTCTAATTACTTTGACATCACATCTCTTAAAATCTTGATCTTGATGATTCGTATCATCTGTCAGATGCCCTCTGTCGCTGCAAAATTCACTTgtgaatataaaaacaaacttccAGCTCACCTTTGTCATTTAGGACATTAC from Sparus aurata chromosome 7, fSpaAur1.1, whole genome shotgun sequence carries:
- the LOC115585099 gene encoding HMG domain-containing protein 3-like isoform X1 — encoded protein: MQAITMIFGWTVFLGISTYRKSCLNCGMIYRYQEWEEGIHNFDDHIILSLHLCLMIRNALQTHTAISKVIEIIETTEKVSFPNKERVLQAYLHFEALTNHDYTYSCVSCGYSPAVVVMDLHKKGVFSMPLSEIPSPPDNYDGHVDINNFWEAVATEIISRGLIPCGRKNPFVVPPSYHHWAPWIGPHTRRSNSVLNTEFEKMQSPKIPNGGENDDDGDDKINEERLTDELVNLKVQEVRALCKQCGVDDKGSKVDLVMRLSEKMSDRVTYNKVFEKVWGASGGWAVITCPCGVVYSVKFNLRAESPRDFVDLLLSWKHFPKVSVYDYARGLALHANHRQPGIFAPFQGRLLDPTPENVKQASEGKVHVNMPWLKLPKMPADKDGHPLTGSSQHFALNDVFHQGNSKDQREVLRKLELVPELTGLINSQCVEQLFSGMRKNNYFLNVTTPSTHIFLQRNILHHYNIARNQKMKRQYSKIVPPDVAMQCDSHGRIVLAHSPSAGMTTGSSVKEQAESQELNDGSEQRPHGDFTSLHKLSAHKAGWGQELQDSQEQVLSQVLDETKSPTQHLAMVNNIILTHFDFWSLGLERDIDGTILNCCLKVIEKDNAASLQWILLPVFIPGHWILCTHCSQPISWPLDEACNE
- the LOC115585099 gene encoding HMG domain-containing protein 3-like isoform X3, which codes for MIYRYQEWEEGIHNFDDHIILSLHLCLMIRNALQTHTAISKVIEIIETTEKVSFPNKERVLQAYLHFEALTNHDYTYSCVSCGYSPAVVVMDLHKKGVFSMPLSEIPSPPDNYDGHVDINNFWEAVATEIISRGLIPCGRKNPFVVPPSYHHWAPWIGPHTRRSNSVLNTEFEKMQSPKIPNGGENDDDGDDKINEERLTDELVNLKVQEVRALCKQCGVDDKGSKVDLVMRLSEKMSDRVTYNKVFEKVWGASGGWAVITCPCGVVYSVKFNLRAESPRDFVDLLLSWKHFPKVSVYDYARGLALHANHRQPGIFAPFQGRLLDPTPENVKQASEGKVHVNMPWLKLPKMPADKDGHPLTGSSQHFALNDVFHQGNSKDQREVLRKLELVPELTGLINSQCVEQLFSGMRKNNYFLNVTTPSTHIFLQRNILHHYNIARNQKMKRQYSKIVPPDVAMQCDSHGRIVLAHSPSAGMTTGSSVKEQAESQELNDGSEQRPHGDFTSLHKLSAHKAGWGQELQDSQEQVLSQVLDETKSPTQHLAMVNNIILTHFDFWSLGLERDIDGTILNCCLKVIEKDNAASLQWILLPVFIPGHWILCTHCSQPISWPLDEACNE
- the LOC115585099 gene encoding HMG domain-containing protein 3-like isoform X2, producing MMDPNPGISTYRKSCLNCGMIYRYQEWEEGIHNFDDHIILSLHLCLMIRNALQTHTAISKVIEIIETTEKVSFPNKERVLQAYLHFEALTNHDYTYSCVSCGYSPAVVVMDLHKKGVFSMPLSEIPSPPDNYDGHVDINNFWEAVATEIISRGLIPCGRKNPFVVPPSYHHWAPWIGPHTRRSNSVLNTEFEKMQSPKIPNGGENDDDGDDKINEERLTDELVNLKVQEVRALCKQCGVDDKGSKVDLVMRLSEKMSDRVTYNKVFEKVWGASGGWAVITCPCGVVYSVKFNLRAESPRDFVDLLLSWKHFPKVSVYDYARGLALHANHRQPGIFAPFQGRLLDPTPENVKQASEGKVHVNMPWLKLPKMPADKDGHPLTGSSQHFALNDVFHQGNSKDQREVLRKLELVPELTGLINSQCVEQLFSGMRKNNYFLNVTTPSTHIFLQRNILHHYNIARNQKMKRQYSKIVPPDVAMQCDSHGRIVLAHSPSAGMTTGSSVKEQAESQELNDGSEQRPHGDFTSLHKLSAHKAGWGQELQDSQEQVLSQVLDETKSPTQHLAMVNNIILTHFDFWSLGLERDIDGTILNCCLKVIEKDNAASLQWILLPVFIPGHWILCTHCSQPISWPLDEACNE
- the LOC115585099 gene encoding HMG domain-containing protein 3-like isoform X4, whose translation is MIRNALQTHTAISKVIEIIETTEKVSFPNKERVLQAYLHFEALTNHDYTYSCVSCGYSPAVVVMDLHKKGVFSMPLSEIPSPPDNYDGHVDINNFWEAVATEIISRGLIPCGRKNPFVVPPSYHHWAPWIGPHTRRSNSVLNTEFEKMQSPKIPNGGENDDDGDDKINEERLTDELVNLKVQEVRALCKQCGVDDKGSKVDLVMRLSEKMSDRVTYNKVFEKVWGASGGWAVITCPCGVVYSVKFNLRAESPRDFVDLLLSWKHFPKVSVYDYARGLALHANHRQPGIFAPFQGRLLDPTPENVKQASEGKVHVNMPWLKLPKMPADKDGHPLTGSSQHFALNDVFHQGNSKDQREVLRKLELVPELTGLINSQCVEQLFSGMRKNNYFLNVTTPSTHIFLQRNILHHYNIARNQKMKRQYSKIVPPDVAMQCDSHGRIVLAHSPSAGMTTGSSVKEQAESQELNDGSEQRPHGDFTSLHKLSAHKAGWGQELQDSQEQVLSQVLDETKSPTQHLAMVNNIILTHFDFWSLGLERDIDGTILNCCLKVIEKDNAASLQWILLPVFIPGHWILCTHCSQPISWPLDEACNE